Proteins found in one Triticum aestivum cultivar Chinese Spring chromosome 4D, IWGSC CS RefSeq v2.1, whole genome shotgun sequence genomic segment:
- the LOC123100044 gene encoding 17.9 kDa class I heat shock protein, which translates to MSLIPRGKAFDPFSLDLSDPFDGFPFGSGGISSFFPSFPRASSETAAFAGARIDWKETPEAHVFKADVPGLKKEEVKVEVEDGNVLQISGERNKEQEEKTGTWHRVERSSGKFLRRFRLPDNAKADQIKAAMENGVLTVTVPKKEVKEPEVKSIQISG; encoded by the coding sequence ATGTCGCTGATTCCCCGCGGCAAAGCTTTCGACCCCTTCTCCCTTGACCTCTCGGACCCCTTCGATGGCTTCCCCTTCGGCTCCGGCGGCATCAGCAGCTTCTTCCCCTCGTTCCCGCGCGCATCCTCCGAGACCGCGGCCTTCGCCGGCGCGCGGATCGACTGGAAGGAGACTCCCGAGGCGCACGTGTTCAAGGCGGACGTGCCGGGGCTGAAAAAGGAGGAAGTGAAGGTGGAGGTCGAGGACGGCAACGTGCTCCAGATCAGCGGCGAGCGCAACAAAGAGCAGGAGGAGAAGACGGGCACGTGGCACAGGGTGGAGCGCAGCAGCGGCAAGTTCCTGCGCAGGTTCCGCCTCCCGGACAACGCCAAGGCGGACCAGATCAAGGCGGCCATGGAGAACGGCGTGCTCACAGTCACCGTGCCCAAGAAGGAGGTCAAGGAGCCGGAGGTCAAGTCCATCCAGATTTCTGGCTAG